A single window of uncultured Methanospirillum sp. DNA harbors:
- a CDS encoding PAS domain S-box protein yields MIPVLFIDDNKELCTLFQIYLEESGEFSVHTCDNGEEALSYLKTHQVMAVISDYDMPEMNGIDLLRQLRNIHPRLPFIMLTGNDSKDTAIAALNAGADFYQNKADDFEVQVLDLSHKIRILSGRHEAEEAARKKDGILAAISHAAERLLRGSGWQEDIEEVLGHLGRATDAASVFVAGKRDDSSESVIDPVIWERIPGPGGSGRFDQIHAWWQEPKRAERLAANQEIQEAFIPMSEESSHGVSGTILLIPVFLDTDWWGVLGITDRRNSRVFSPEEVSALRMAARVIGSARYRMYIEEIFRNPVEESLVGVFIEDNSRFLYANSRFCDMFGYSREELRRFQTPLSVIHPKSRDEICSVFKDIKEKKIPFKHFEIAGVKKDGRTICLEVYLTTLPGENPDCLIGNVMDVSDQHRARKALAESEKRFRSLFSNISDLVILHRIPAEGSEIIEINNSVCETLDISRDEILSLTLTSLAPREHELAKVLSHCEEAATSGRATVQTCLLKSNGSPIPVDLVTHRILMEDRAVLLSVARDITERIEAEAKIRAGEELLKRNMLVSLHEKETLLREIHHRVKNNMQIIISLLKLQDFKVEDPKVHAIIRDCRSRIYSMAVIHEKLYQTDELTSIRLDEYISDLADRVMNEFDSGEDRITFVLQSDHPVLVDIGTGIPLGLILNELITNSMKYAFDPDQTGEVRVVLHRESDSLFITVADTGRGLPEWFTAGSSATLGTELIRGLALQLDGTVAWKSDHGTVCTLTIPYPTMPGEETS; encoded by the coding sequence ATGATCCCGGTACTCTTTATCGACGATAATAAAGAGCTCTGTACCCTTTTCCAGATATATCTTGAGGAGTCTGGAGAGTTCTCAGTGCATACCTGCGACAACGGCGAAGAGGCCCTCTCCTACCTGAAGACACATCAGGTCATGGCCGTGATATCCGATTATGACATGCCTGAAATGAACGGGATCGATCTGCTCAGGCAGCTGCGGAATATTCATCCCCGTCTCCCGTTCATCATGCTCACCGGCAATGACAGCAAGGATACCGCCATTGCTGCCCTGAATGCCGGTGCCGATTTTTACCAGAACAAGGCAGATGACTTCGAGGTGCAGGTTCTCGATCTCTCTCACAAGATCAGGATCCTCTCAGGCAGGCACGAGGCAGAAGAGGCGGCAAGGAAAAAGGATGGCATACTTGCAGCCATAAGTCATGCAGCTGAGCGGCTGCTCCGGGGAAGCGGCTGGCAGGAGGATATCGAGGAGGTCCTCGGGCATCTTGGCAGGGCTACTGACGCTGCTTCAGTCTTTGTTGCTGGAAAAAGAGATGATTCATCCGAATCCGTAATAGATCCGGTTATCTGGGAGCGGATACCGGGCCCTGGCGGGTCCGGCAGGTTTGACCAGATTCATGCCTGGTGGCAGGAACCAAAGCGTGCAGAACGTCTTGCGGCAAACCAGGAGATACAGGAGGCTTTCATACCTATGTCAGAGGAATCTTCCCATGGCGTTTCAGGTACAATTCTTCTGATCCCGGTTTTCCTTGACACCGACTGGTGGGGGGTTCTGGGGATTACTGACCGGCGAAACAGCCGGGTCTTCAGTCCAGAAGAGGTGAGTGCACTCCGGATGGCTGCCCGGGTCATCGGCTCGGCACGGTACAGAATGTACATCGAGGAGATCTTCAGAAACCCGGTAGAAGAGTCACTGGTCGGGGTGTTCATTGAGGATAACTCCAGGTTCCTGTATGCAAACTCCAGGTTCTGCGATATGTTCGGGTACTCACGGGAAGAACTCCGCAGGTTTCAGACGCCCCTCTCGGTAATTCATCCAAAGAGCCGTGACGAGATATGCAGCGTTTTTAAAGATATCAAAGAGAAGAAGATCCCATTCAAACACTTTGAGATAGCAGGAGTAAAAAAAGACGGCAGGACGATCTGCCTTGAGGTCTACCTGACCACCCTCCCTGGTGAAAATCCTGACTGCCTTATTGGAAACGTGATGGATGTCTCTGATCAGCATCGAGCCAGAAAGGCCCTGGCAGAGAGTGAGAAACGGTTTCGAAGTCTCTTCAGCAACATCAGCGACCTCGTGATCCTTCACCGTATTCCTGCTGAGGGATCAGAGATCATCGAGATCAACAACTCTGTCTGTGAGACGCTGGATATCAGTCGCGATGAGATCCTCTCCCTGACACTCACCTCCCTCGCCCCACGTGAACACGAACTAGCTAAAGTCCTCTCCCATTGTGAGGAAGCAGCGACGTCCGGTCGTGCAACGGTCCAGACCTGCCTTTTAAAAAGTAACGGGAGTCCGATCCCTGTGGACCTTGTGACACACCGGATACTGATGGAGGACCGGGCCGTACTCCTCTCAGTAGCCCGTGATATCACCGAGCGTATCGAGGCTGAGGCAAAGATCCGTGCAGGTGAAGAGCTTCTCAAACGCAATATGCTCGTTTCACTTCATGAGAAAGAGACCCTTCTACGTGAGATCCATCACCGGGTCAAGAACAACATGCAGATCATCATCAGTCTGCTCAAGCTCCAGGATTTTAAGGTTGAAGATCCAAAGGTGCATGCGATAATCAGGGACTGCCGGAGTCGAATCTACTCGATGGCAGTGATCCATGAGAAACTGTACCAGACCGATGAACTGACCTCTATACGACTTGATGAATACATCAGCGATCTTGCAGACCGGGTGATGAATGAGTTTGACAGCGGAGAGGATCGCATAACTTTCGTTCTACAGTCTGATCACCCGGTTCTCGTGGATATCGGGACCGGTATCCCGCTTGGGCTGATCCTGAATGAACTGATCACAAACAGCATGAAGTATGCCTTTGATCCTGACCAGACCGGTGAGGTACGGGTTGTACTACATCGCGAGAGCGACTCACTGTTCATCACTGTTGCAGACACCGGCCGTGGCCTCCCTGAATGGTTCACAGCCGGGAGTTCAGCCACCCTCGGGACTGAACTGATCCGCGGTCTGGCCCTGCAGCTGGATGGCACCGTGGCCTGGAAGAGTGATCATGGCACGGTATGCACACTCACGATCCCATATCCGACCATGCCCGGGGAAGAGACATCATGA
- a CDS encoding thiamine pyrophosphate-dependent enzyme: MADKTCELVDCGHRACGGCGPAFAARLILKGSGPESIVCASTGCMEVFSTPYPQTAWKVPWIHSLFENAAAVASGVESALKKQGRKENVLCICGDGATFDIGIQCISGAFERGHNITYICYDNEAYMNTGIQRSGATPYDASTTTSPAGKRSTGNNRPKKDLPQILAAHGSPYVATCSIAYPNDVIKKVDRAVQTEGPCYIQIHTPCCTGWGFDGAKTVELAKMAIECGLWVNYEMVNGKVEKAKKVKRKPVEEYLKSQKRFAHLFKPQRNDVEIAKIQAIADANAEKYGIDL; the protein is encoded by the coding sequence ATGGCAGACAAGACCTGTGAACTTGTTGACTGCGGACATCGCGCCTGTGGTGGGTGTGGACCGGCATTTGCTGCCCGGCTGATCCTGAAAGGATCAGGCCCGGAGTCCATCGTCTGTGCATCAACCGGGTGTATGGAAGTATTCTCCACACCGTACCCGCAGACTGCCTGGAAAGTTCCCTGGATCCACTCACTCTTTGAGAATGCTGCAGCAGTAGCCTCTGGAGTCGAGTCAGCACTCAAGAAACAGGGACGCAAAGAGAATGTCCTTTGTATCTGCGGTGACGGTGCAACCTTTGATATCGGTATCCAGTGCATCAGCGGTGCATTTGAGCGTGGACACAATATCACGTACATCTGCTACGATAACGAGGCATACATGAACACCGGAATTCAGCGTTCCGGTGCAACCCCGTACGATGCATCAACCACGACCTCTCCGGCAGGAAAGCGTTCGACCGGAAACAACCGTCCAAAGAAAGACCTTCCCCAGATCCTTGCAGCCCATGGGTCACCATACGTTGCAACCTGTTCGATTGCATATCCGAACGATGTCATCAAGAAGGTAGACCGGGCAGTCCAGACCGAAGGGCCCTGCTACATCCAGATCCACACCCCATGCTGCACTGGCTGGGGTTTTGACGGTGCAAAGACCGTTGAACTCGCCAAGATGGCGATCGAGTGCGGACTCTGGGTCAACTACGAGATGGTGAATGGAAAGGTAGAGAAGGCCAAAAAGGTTAAGAGAAAACCGGTTGAAGAATATCTGAAATCCCAGAAGCGGTTTGCACACCTCTTCAAGCCTCAACGTAACGATGTCGAGATCGCTAAGATCCAGGCTATCGCTGATGCAAATGCTGAAAAATACGGGATCGATCTCTGA
- a CDS encoding 4Fe-4S binding protein — translation MALRIGCAAAPGQAQENKTGSWRVFKPVYDHEKCTGCGMCQLVCPEGCVYPHDKKFDPDYDFCKGCGLCAAECPASAITMTKEEK, via the coding sequence ATGGCTCTTCGTATCGGGTGTGCAGCAGCACCCGGGCAGGCCCAGGAGAACAAGACCGGTTCATGGCGTGTCTTCAAACCGGTCTATGATCACGAGAAGTGTACCGGATGTGGAATGTGCCAGCTGGTCTGTCCTGAAGGCTGTGTTTATCCTCATGACAAGAAGTTCGATCCAGACTATGACTTCTGCAAGGGCTGCGGTCTTTGTGCAGCAGAATGTCCTGCAAGTGCGATTACGATGACCAAGGAGGAGAAGTAG
- a CDS encoding pyruvate ferredoxin oxidoreductase subunit gamma has translation MRELRIHGRGGQGSVTAAELIAVAAFKSGVYSQAFPAFGVERRGAPVQAFVRFSDNKIRLRSQIYEPDYVIVQDSTLIKDVNVFSGMKEGGIILINTEKGLDSPVPAGVKVIQLDATKMALEILGVPITNTTLMGAFAAASGEITLDALEEAVRERFSGSLADKNVNAARAAFDLIKGGA, from the coding sequence TTGAGAGAACTACGAATACACGGAAGAGGTGGTCAGGGCTCGGTCACGGCTGCCGAACTGATCGCGGTAGCGGCCTTCAAAAGTGGTGTCTACTCCCAGGCATTCCCGGCTTTCGGGGTCGAGAGACGCGGAGCTCCGGTCCAGGCATTTGTCAGGTTCTCAGATAATAAGATCAGGCTCAGAAGCCAGATCTACGAACCTGATTATGTCATTGTACAGGACAGTACACTCATCAAGGATGTCAACGTCTTCTCCGGGATGAAAGAGGGTGGTATCATCCTGATCAACACTGAGAAGGGACTTGACTCACCGGTTCCTGCCGGTGTAAAGGTGATCCAGCTCGACGCAACCAAGATGGCACTTGAGATCCTTGGTGTTCCGATCACCAATACTACCCTGATGGGCGCTTTTGCTGCAGCAAGTGGTGAGATCACACTTGACGCACTCGAAGAGGCAGTACGGGAGCGTTTCTCCGGCTCTCTGGCTGATAAGAATGTGAATGCTGCGCGTGCAGCCTTTGATCTTATTAAGGGAGGTGCCTGA
- the porA gene encoding pyruvate ferredoxin oxidoreductase — translation MKGILEGSHAAAEAAKLCRPDVVSAYPITPQTHIVERLAEMVADGELDSEYICVESEFSALSACLGASAAGSRVYSATSSQGLLLMAEVCFNVAGMRQPIVMSIANRAVGAPLSIWNDQQDSICLRDCGWIQLYAEDAQEVHDFHYIAYKVAEDHQVLLPVFICFDGFILSHTYEPVDMPTQAEVDEFLPPYKPYNMLDVKNPLSMGMYATPEYYMEFRYEIDQAMVRSADVIRKVGKEFGQKFGRDYSNLVESYKLEDAEVAIVALGSVSGTIKDAIDEMRADGKKVGLLRLIALRPFPAEDVRKALKGVKKVGVFEKNISIGSRMKGAVGYEVKDAINDSSVPVLSYVAGLGGRDITIADIKKMVGEIEAGRGDCFLGLREELI, via the coding sequence ATGAAGGGGATTCTTGAAGGATCACACGCAGCTGCCGAGGCCGCAAAGTTATGCAGACCTGACGTGGTCTCTGCGTATCCGATCACTCCTCAAACCCATATAGTGGAGCGGCTTGCCGAGATGGTTGCCGACGGAGAACTGGACAGCGAATACATCTGTGTTGAGAGTGAATTCTCCGCCCTGTCTGCATGCCTTGGTGCATCAGCAGCAGGCTCACGTGTCTACTCAGCGACCTCTTCACAGGGTCTGCTCCTCATGGCTGAAGTCTGCTTCAACGTGGCCGGAATGCGTCAGCCGATCGTCATGTCTATCGCAAACCGTGCAGTCGGAGCACCGCTCTCTATCTGGAACGATCAGCAGGATTCGATCTGTCTTCGTGACTGTGGCTGGATCCAGCTCTACGCCGAGGATGCACAGGAGGTCCACGACTTCCACTATATCGCGTACAAGGTTGCAGAGGATCACCAGGTTCTCCTCCCGGTCTTCATCTGCTTTGACGGGTTCATCCTCTCTCACACGTATGAGCCGGTGGATATGCCAACCCAGGCTGAAGTTGATGAGTTCCTGCCTCCATACAAGCCATACAATATGCTCGATGTAAAGAATCCACTCAGCATGGGCATGTATGCAACACCTGAATACTACATGGAGTTCAGGTACGAGATCGATCAGGCCATGGTAAGGTCTGCTGATGTCATCAGAAAGGTTGGCAAAGAGTTTGGCCAGAAGTTCGGACGTGACTACAGCAACCTGGTTGAGTCATACAAACTAGAGGATGCTGAAGTGGCCATTGTAGCCCTTGGGTCTGTCAGCGGAACCATCAAGGATGCGATCGACGAGATGCGTGCCGATGGCAAGAAGGTCGGGCTGCTCAGACTCATTGCGCTCAGACCGTTCCCTGCAGAAGATGTCAGGAAGGCTCTTAAGGGTGTCAAAAAGGTCGGGGTCTTTGAGAAGAACATCTCGATCGGTTCCCGGATGAAAGGAGCAGTGGGATACGAGGTCAAGGATGCCATCAACGACTCGTCGGTACCTGTGCTCAGTTATGTTGCCGGACTTGGTGGCAGAGATATTACCATAGCGGATATTAAAAAGATGGTCGGAGAGATTGAAGCAGGAAGAGGGGATTGCTTCCTGGGCCTTCGTGAGGAGCTGATCTAA